CTGCAACGTCCCCAGAGCGAGGGAAGGGTCCACCGGAAGCGCCATTTCCGATGCCAGAAGCGAGTCACGGCCGAATACGGTCATGAACCAGGGGGCTCCGGCGGCCACCACCACGCGGTCCGGGTGATTGGGATCCTCGATGCGCAGTGATCCGAGGTCGTCGTAGCTGCGCCGCAACGTCCGTTCAATGGAACGATTTTCCATATGCAGCACCGGAATCTTGGCCACCCACTCCTGCCGGCGCAAGTCGCGCGGGGACAAGCCGTCAGCGTCCGTATGAATGAACGACGGCGGAGGTGGACTCGTTGCGTGGGTGCGGGGTACCACGGTGAGGATGGTACTCCATTGGGTGTGGGCAGCAATCGACACCCGGTAGGTGATGGCTTCCCGCGTGACCTCGGCTCCGGGAGCCTGTATCAGGATCGTTTTGCTGACATCCTGCCAGGCGGCCTGGATCGTCAGCGAATCGCCGTCCACGTTGCGGGTTTCTTTCCACCGCCGCTGGATCCGCTCCTCTTTCACCTCGAAGACGTCCGCGAAATCCGCCTCCGCTGTCAGGGTGATCAAGCATTCGGCGCGCGTCGGGGAGTAATTGCGGACAGTGACCTGCTCCTGGATGCCGGCCCCGACTTCGCGCAGCCGCTCAACTATTAGCGGGCTGTCCGCATACCCGTCAGTACGGGGAACGCGGCCGCCAAACAAGGCCCGGTACGGCTCCTTGATTTCCGCTGCCAGCGGCTCAAGGGCCTGGCCGTTGATGGTCAGGTTCCAGCCGGAGAGGATGCGTGTGTCCTGAACGAAGACACCGTGCGGATGCTCGGATTGGATGTCGCCGTTCGACAGGGAAATGCAGAAGGAGGATCCCTCCACCAGGGTCACCGTCCCGGCCCCGAGCGGCCCGGCAACAGCGTCAGCATTCAATCCAGCCATCCCGGCCCTCCAACAAGATTTTTACCCTGGCGCCACGGACAGTTGTTCCGCCGTAGCGCCGCCTCATTGTTCCCCATCGACGCTACGCCGGTCTGCCCGGAGGCGCCAGAGCAGACCTGCCAACCTTGTGTCCTGGGCCACTTCCGACTATTGACAAGGGTTAGAATAAGCAATAGCGTAAGGGCCGCCGGGCCGATCAACTCCTCGGGCCGAGCGTCCAGCTTCGATGGAAATCGTCGTCGGCAATGACTGCCGGCCATTTGAAGGGAATGCAATGAAGCTTCTGGAAACCAACGTCTCCCGCCGCAACGTCCTGGCAGGACTCGGCGCCAGCGCCGTCGGAATCATCACCCTCACCGCATGTGGCGGTTCGAACAGCCCGTCCTCGTCATCAGCAGCCAAGGACTTTGTGATGACCGTGTGGGGCGGCGACCCGGACAAGGCGGCCTACCAGGCACGTCTGGATCTTGCGAAGGCAAAGTACCCGGACTACAACATCACCCTTCAGATCATTCCCAACAAGGACTACGCGCAGAAGGTCCAGACCATGATCTCCGGCGGCACCGGACCGGACATCATGCAGGTCGCCGAGGACGCCAACGCCTACAGCTCCAAAAACCAGCTGCTGCCGCTGGACGACTACATCTCCAAAGCATCCCTGGACCTGCCCGGAACGTTCGGGCCCGTGGCCGAAAACTGGAAGTACAAGGACAAGACCTACGCCGTTCCGGACCGCGCCGGCGCCATGATCCTGTATTACAACAAGGGCGAGTTCGACAAAAAGGGCCTTAAGGCACCCACCGCGGACTGGACGTGGGACGATCTCCTGTCCACCGCCAAGGAGCTGACCGGTAACGGTGTCTTCGGCTACGGCGGCACTGAATGGTGGCCAATCTGGATGTCCTTCGCCTATCAGAACGGCGGCCAGGTCATTGATGCCTCGACCGGCAAGCCCTCGGTGAACAGCCCCGAGGTCATCGAAGCCCTGCAGTTCTGCCAGGACCTGATCTTCAAGCACAAGGTGGTGCCGTCCAAGGTTGACTACGCGAACATGGGAGCGGGCGTGGGCGGCGACGCTGCCTTCGCGTCGGGCAAGGTCATGATGAACAGCACCGGTTTCTGGAACATCGGAAGCCTCGCCAAGCAGGACAAGATCACCTGGGATGTGGCCCCCATCTGGCGGGGCAAGGACAAGGCGATCTCTGCCTTCGGGTCCGGCCTGGCCATCTCGCGGAGCAGCAAGAACCCTGCCGATGCCTTCAAGATCATCCAGTTCATGACCTCGGCCGAAGGCCAGCAGCCTATCCTCCAGCTGGGCCAGGACGTACCGGCCCGCCAGGACCTGCAGAAAAGCCAGGACTTCCTCAAGCCGTCCTGGCTCAAGGGGGACGTGAACATGCAGGTCTTCCCGGACTCGACGCCGTCGATCTTCAAGCCGCCCTTCATCCCCGAGTGGAACGAGATGCAGAAGGCCATCACTGATGCCATGGCCGACTTCTGGCTCGGCAAGTCCGATGCGAAGGCTACTGCCGCCGATCTTCAGAAGCGCCTCGACTCAATCGTCAAGGCCTAGGAAGCCCGGGACCCGTCATGACATCCGTTCAGCAGAAAGCCCCGGTTCCGGCCCCGTCGCCGGACCGGGGGCCAATCCCGCCGGCCACCCGGCCCGTACTCAAGGCACGGCCCAGCGCCATGCGCCGCAAGGAGGCCCGCTTCTTCTGGCTGTTTATCTCGCCGTGGATCATCGGGTTTGTGGTCTTCCTCCTCGGGCCCATGCTCGCATCCGTCTACCTGTCGTTCACCGACTGGGATTCCTTCACGGATCCCAACTGGGTGGGCGTTGCCAATTACGTCCGGCTGCTCACTGAGGATGACGTGTTCCACAAATCCCTGTGGAACACCTTCTATTTCGCCTTCTTCTCGGTCCCGCTCGGCATGGCAATCGCGCTCTGGCTCGCAGCGCTGCTGAACAAGAAGATGCGGGCACGCAAGATCTTCCGCACCCTGGTCTACTTGCCGCACCTGGTTCCCATCGTGGCCGTCGCCCTGATCTTCCAGATGATCCTGGCGCCGGATGCGGGCCCCCTGAACCGGGTCCTGGCCGTGTTCGGAATCGACGGTCCGGCCTGGCTCTTCGATTCCGACTGGGTCAAGCCGGCCATCATCCTGCTCTCACTCTGGCAGGCCGGCGGCTCCACGGTCCTGCTGCTGGCGGGCATGAAGGGCATCCCGCAGGAGTTCTATGAGGCCGCCGAGATCGACGGCGCCTCGTCGGTCCGCCAGTTCTGGAGCATCACGTTCCCGCAGCTGACGCCCATCATCTTCTTCAACCTCATCATGGGCATCATCGGCGCCTTCCAGGTCTTCGCCCAGGTGTACATCCTCACCCAGGGCGGTCCGGACAACGCGAGCCAGATGGTGGTTCCGCTGCTCTTCAACGAGGCCTTCAGGAATTACCACATGGGTTACGCCTCGGCGATCTCCTGGCTCCTGTTCCTCATCGTCATGGCGCTGACCGTCGTCGCCTTTGTCACGTCGCGCAAATGGGTCTTCTACGAAACCGAGGTCAAGAACTGATGGCCGAACTCAAGGTCTACAAGAGCACCGCATTCACCTATGCGGGGCTGCTGATCGCATCCTCCGTCTTCTTCGCCCCGCTGGTCTTCGTGGTCTCCATCGCGCTGAGCAGTGACCAGACCGTCAGTACGGGAAGTTTTTCGCTCATCCCCACCGAATTCCGCTGGGACAATTTCGTCCGGATCTTCCAGACGCAGCAGCCGGTGGGCAACTTCGTCCTGAACTCGGTCATCATCTCGGTGCTCTCGGCAGTGGGGCAGGTCTTTTCCTCGGCGCTGGTGGGCTACGCCTTCGCACGGTTGAGGGCGAGGGGCAAGAACATCACGTTCATGATCGTGCTGGCCACCATGATGATCCCGGCCCAGATCACCATGATTCCGCAGTTCATCCTGTTCAAGGAGCTGGGATGGATCAACACCTTCCTGCCGCTGATCATCCCCAATTTCTTCGGCAACGCATACAACATCTTCCTGATCCGCCAGTTCGTCACGCGGCTGCCGCTGGAAATGGACGAGGCCGCCATGGTTGACGGGCTGGGCTACTTCGGGATCTTCCGCAGGATCGTCCTGCCCATGATGACGCCGGTGCTGATCGCCATCGCCATCTTCACCCTGACGTGGACCTGGGGCGACTTCATGGGCCCGCTGATCTACCTCAACGAGGACACCAAGATGCCGCTGGCGCTCGGCGTGCAACTGCTGACCAGCACCAGCCAGGAACTTCAGACGCCGCCATGGAACCTGGTCATGGTGGGCACCGTGTTCCTGTCCCTGCCGATGATCATCATCTACTACTTCGGCCAGAAGTACATGTACGAAATGAACCTCTCAACGGGCAGCGCAGGTGTGAAGTAACAATGGAATTCCCTTCAGGCGGTTCTGTTTCGCTCGACGGCGGCCGGCTGGTGATCGACGGCGAAGCCCGGCTCCTGCTGTGTTCGTCGCTGTTCTACTTCCGGCTTCCCCCGGAGCAATGGCAGGACCGCCTGAAGCAGGTCCGGGAATCCGGCTACCACGCCGTGGACGTCTACATTCCGTGGAACTTCCACGAGACGCGGCCCGGAACGTACGACTTCTCGGGCCGCCGCGACGTCGCGCATTTCCTGGACCTCGCGGCGGCCGAAGGCCTGCACGTGATGGCCCGTCCGGGTCCATATATCTGTTCAGAGGTGGACGGCGGCGGCCTGCCCGCCTGGCTGGGCCTGGATCCGGAGCTCAAGGTACGGCAGAACGAACCGCGCTACCTTGACCAGGCGATCTCCTGGTACCGGACGGTGCTGCCGATCCTCGCCGCCCGCCAGCACGGCCGGGGCGGGAGCATCATCCTGCTGCAGATCGAGAATGAACTCGACTTCTTCGACTGCCTGGACCGGCCCGGTTACATGCAGGCGCTCGCTGATGCGGCAACCCGGGCGGGCATCAGCGTCCCGGTCATTGCCTGCGCCGGCCAGGGAGACCTTGCGGGTGCAACCGGCGGAGTGCCGGGCGTGGTGCCTGCAGCCAACTTCTATCCAGATGATTCTTCGCCTGACGTTGAGGCTGAGGTACTCGCCTACCAGCGTGAACTGGCGGCTCGGGGTATCCCGCTGCTTGTGACCGAGACCAACAGGCTGCACCTGACGCTCCGCCGCGAGCTGCTCGCCGGCGCCCGGCTCCTTGCCCCGTACCTGCAGAGTTCCGGCTGGAACTTCGGACTGAACCCCTCCACCGGCAACTGGGGGAACCCAGGAAACTTCATGACCCACAGCTACGACTTCGGCGGCTATGTATCGGTGGACGGCGCCACGCGGCCGGAGTACTTCGAGGGCCGCAAACTCGCTGCCGTCGTCGGCGCCCTGGGAGCCCGGCTGGCATCGGCCGTTCCGGTCCTGGACGCGCCGCTGGAGCTGCTGCCAGATTTCGCCAGCTCCTCGGTCCGCCCCGTGCTTGCCCTCTCCGGCGGCGGCTATTTGGCCGGCCTGCCGAACCTCGGCGGGCAGGCCGGTACCCTCCAGCTCAAGACAGGCGGCGGTGCCTTCGCCGCTATTACGGTTCCGCCGGGCAAATGCCCGCTGCTGGTGGCCGGCCTGCCGCTGCAGGACTGGGGGGTGCCCGGCGTTCTGGAGCTCGCCACGGCGGAACTGCGCGCAGTCACGCGCACGGCCTCCGCGCTCGAACTGGCGTTTGCCGACACGCCCGGCGCTGTGCTGGTGGTCGGCTCAGACAGGATTCCGGAAGTCCGGGCGGGGCAGGCTGAGTTCCGCGGCCACCTGCTGGTCGCCGAGCTGTCGGCAGGTCCCGGTCAGGTGGTGTTCGACGACGGTACCCGGCTTTCGTGGGTGACGCATACCGACGTGGAGGCACTATCAGCGGAATCCGCAGGAGACGCTGCAGCAAACTCTGCAGAAAACCGGGAGCGTTGGGGCGGAAGCTCTCCCGCCACCGTCGTGCTTTCCCGTTCGGCGGCATCACCGGCCCGGCTCTTCGCAGACGTACCGGCAACCCGGCACCCGGACGCCCCGGCCCTGGAAGCGCTCGGCGTATATGCCGGCCGGGGCAGGTACCAGGCAGCGGTGCCGGCAGGCTGCAAACAGCTCCTGATCGACGGGGCAGCGGACATCCTGGCGGTGTCCTTCCGTCCCGGAGCCGGGAATCCGGTACCCCTAGGTACCCTGACCCCGTTTGGCGCCGCCGCCGTCGTCGGGCTTCCTGCAGCGGAGGGTGGGGAACTCACTGCCGACGTCGAGATCTGGGGCCACTCCAACTTTGGCGACGCCCGGCTTCCTGCCCTTTCCCTCGGTGCGCTCCGCGGCACTGGAACGGTCCTGGCGGTGACAGGCTCGGTCGATGTGTCAGGTCTCTGGCGAGTCCACGGCCGCGGGCAGTGGGCTGAGCCGGGCCGGGCGATCCGCCCGTTCGGTGGCTGGAGCAGCTCACGGCTGGGGGTAGGCATCGAATACCGGAAGACGCTTCCGGCGCCCGCAACCGGGGAGGAGGGCTACCTGCATTTTGACGGTCTGGCGTCGCCCGTTTCCGTGAGGGTCGGGGATCTGGTGCCCGTGATGGTTGTCCCGGAGAACCCGTTCCTGCGGCTGCCCCGTCAGGCCGACAGCTGGGACATCGCCGTGTCCTTTCCGCATGACCCGTCCCACGGCCCCGGCGCCGTCACGCTCCATTCAGGCGTTCTGCTCCAGGACTGGACCGTCCAGGCGCTGCCGCAGGACACGCTCGATGAGCTTGCGCGGAACGCGGGAAGCCCGGCCGCCGGTACGGAAGCGCCTCTTCCTGTAGAGGTCGCCGCCGGCGAGGCACGCTGGCTGAATCCGGACGTGGCTGGTCTTGAGGACGGCAGCGGCTACTTTCTCAGGGCCTCGGGCTCCGGGCTGATGCTCAGCGCCTGGCTGGATGGAACCAGGCTCGGCCGGGTAATGCTCGGGATGAACGACGATGACGGAACTCCGCAGATGCGCGGCGGGGACCCGGGTGTGATCTGGCTCCCTGCGCCTATGATGAAACCGCAGGCCAGACTCACGCTCTTGCTGGAAAACCGCGGGATGTCGGCAGGCAGGCTTGAATCCCTGCTGTGCGAGCGTGCGCACAGCTGACACTGACTGAACGTAGAAGCAGACCATGCCGAAGAGAACGTCCAAGGACATCCGCAACGAAAGCCGCTTCGCCCTGCTCCGCGGCCTCTATTCGCTTGGTACGGCGACCCGCCAGGAGCTGGCGGCCACGACGGGCCTCAGCTTCGCCACCATCTCCAACATCGTTGGCGAACTGGTAGAAGTGGGTGTTCTGGTGGAAGCCGGGAGGGAAGACTCCGGCGGAGGCCGGCCGGTGACCCGGCTGAAAATCTCCCCGGAGCGCGGCGCGCTGGTTGGCGTGGACATCGCGGAAACCTACATCCACGTCGACGTCTACGACCTTGCGCTGGGAGTGATCGGCCAGGCCGAAAGCGAACTCGCCATTGAGGAAAACGAGCCCGCGGCACTGGTCCGCCGGGTTGCCGGCGTCATCGACGAAGCTGCATCCGGGGCCGGCATGCCCAGGAGCAGGCTCCTCCGCGCCGGTGTCAGCCTGCCCGGCCAGGTGGATCCGCAGCGGGGCGTCTCCGTCTTTGCGCCCAATTGGGACTGGCATGAAGTACACATCCAGGCGCTTCTGTCCGAGGCGATCGGCCTGCCGGTGGACGTGGACAACCCGCTGCGGGCCATCGCCCTCTCGGAGCTCTGGTTCGGGGCGGGCCGCCTCGTCAACAACGTGGCCACTGTCAACCTCGGCACCGGCGTGGGCGCAGGGCTCGCCATCGACGGCGAGCTGGTCAGGGGAGCCAGCAACACTGCCGGCGAATGGGGCCACACCACCCTGGTCTTCGACGGGCGCCTGTGCCGCTGCGGCCGGCACGGCTGCGTGGAAGCCTACCTTGGGGTCCCCGGGCTGCAGCAGACCATGGCCGAGATCAACGCCGGCCACGATCTGCTCACCGGCGACCGCCAGCGCGAGTTTGTTTCAGATGTGGCCAAGGGACTGTCCGACGGCGACCCCGACTGTGTGAAACTCCTCGAGGTCACCGGCCGCTACTTCGCCGCAGCCCTGGGAAACCTGATCAACTTCATCAACCCCGACCATGTGAGCGTCCTCGGCTGGACGGCCGGGATTATCGGTCCGGAGCTTCTGAAGGTCACCGAAAAATACCTGCCCCGGGAAGTACTGCCGAGCGCCGGCAGCGCAGTCCGGCTCGGGCTGTCCACTGTCGTCGGAAACTCCGTGACCCTGGGCATGGCCACCCTGGCCCTGGAGGGCTTCCTGGAGCAAGTGGGAGTGCCAAGCCGGGGCCCGGCTGCGCGCACCGCGGCGGCAAAACGTGCTGGTGTCGTCCCTGCAAACCAGGCGGCGGGCACTTAATAGAGGCTGTCCTTCCGCTTCCATTTGCGGTCATGGGCAGTTATTCTAATGCTTGAAATAAGTA
Above is a window of Arthrobacter pascens DNA encoding:
- a CDS encoding ABC transporter substrate-binding protein; the encoded protein is MKLLETNVSRRNVLAGLGASAVGIITLTACGGSNSPSSSSAAKDFVMTVWGGDPDKAAYQARLDLAKAKYPDYNITLQIIPNKDYAQKVQTMISGGTGPDIMQVAEDANAYSSKNQLLPLDDYISKASLDLPGTFGPVAENWKYKDKTYAVPDRAGAMILYYNKGEFDKKGLKAPTADWTWDDLLSTAKELTGNGVFGYGGTEWWPIWMSFAYQNGGQVIDASTGKPSVNSPEVIEALQFCQDLIFKHKVVPSKVDYANMGAGVGGDAAFASGKVMMNSTGFWNIGSLAKQDKITWDVAPIWRGKDKAISAFGSGLAISRSSKNPADAFKIIQFMTSAEGQQPILQLGQDVPARQDLQKSQDFLKPSWLKGDVNMQVFPDSTPSIFKPPFIPEWNEMQKAITDAMADFWLGKSDAKATAADLQKRLDSIVKA
- a CDS encoding carbohydrate ABC transporter permease; the protein is MTSVQQKAPVPAPSPDRGPIPPATRPVLKARPSAMRRKEARFFWLFISPWIIGFVVFLLGPMLASVYLSFTDWDSFTDPNWVGVANYVRLLTEDDVFHKSLWNTFYFAFFSVPLGMAIALWLAALLNKKMRARKIFRTLVYLPHLVPIVAVALIFQMILAPDAGPLNRVLAVFGIDGPAWLFDSDWVKPAIILLSLWQAGGSTVLLLAGMKGIPQEFYEAAEIDGASSVRQFWSITFPQLTPIIFFNLIMGIIGAFQVFAQVYILTQGGPDNASQMVVPLLFNEAFRNYHMGYASAISWLLFLIVMALTVVAFVTSRKWVFYETEVKN
- a CDS encoding carbohydrate ABC transporter permease — translated: MAELKVYKSTAFTYAGLLIASSVFFAPLVFVVSIALSSDQTVSTGSFSLIPTEFRWDNFVRIFQTQQPVGNFVLNSVIISVLSAVGQVFSSALVGYAFARLRARGKNITFMIVLATMMIPAQITMIPQFILFKELGWINTFLPLIIPNFFGNAYNIFLIRQFVTRLPLEMDEAAMVDGLGYFGIFRRIVLPMMTPVLIAIAIFTLTWTWGDFMGPLIYLNEDTKMPLALGVQLLTSTSQELQTPPWNLVMVGTVFLSLPMIIIYYFGQKYMYEMNLSTGSAGVK
- a CDS encoding beta-galactosidase — encoded protein: MEFPSGGSVSLDGGRLVIDGEARLLLCSSLFYFRLPPEQWQDRLKQVRESGYHAVDVYIPWNFHETRPGTYDFSGRRDVAHFLDLAAAEGLHVMARPGPYICSEVDGGGLPAWLGLDPELKVRQNEPRYLDQAISWYRTVLPILAARQHGRGGSIILLQIENELDFFDCLDRPGYMQALADAATRAGISVPVIACAGQGDLAGATGGVPGVVPAANFYPDDSSPDVEAEVLAYQRELAARGIPLLVTETNRLHLTLRRELLAGARLLAPYLQSSGWNFGLNPSTGNWGNPGNFMTHSYDFGGYVSVDGATRPEYFEGRKLAAVVGALGARLASAVPVLDAPLELLPDFASSSVRPVLALSGGGYLAGLPNLGGQAGTLQLKTGGGAFAAITVPPGKCPLLVAGLPLQDWGVPGVLELATAELRAVTRTASALELAFADTPGAVLVVGSDRIPEVRAGQAEFRGHLLVAELSAGPGQVVFDDGTRLSWVTHTDVEALSAESAGDAAANSAENRERWGGSSPATVVLSRSAASPARLFADVPATRHPDAPALEALGVYAGRGRYQAAVPAGCKQLLIDGAADILAVSFRPGAGNPVPLGTLTPFGAAAVVGLPAAEGGELTADVEIWGHSNFGDARLPALSLGALRGTGTVLAVTGSVDVSGLWRVHGRGQWAEPGRAIRPFGGWSSSRLGVGIEYRKTLPAPATGEEGYLHFDGLASPVSVRVGDLVPVMVVPENPFLRLPRQADSWDIAVSFPHDPSHGPGAVTLHSGVLLQDWTVQALPQDTLDELARNAGSPAAGTEAPLPVEVAAGEARWLNPDVAGLEDGSGYFLRASGSGLMLSAWLDGTRLGRVMLGMNDDDGTPQMRGGDPGVIWLPAPMMKPQARLTLLLENRGMSAGRLESLLCERAHS
- a CDS encoding ROK family transcriptional regulator, with the translated sequence MPKRTSKDIRNESRFALLRGLYSLGTATRQELAATTGLSFATISNIVGELVEVGVLVEAGREDSGGGRPVTRLKISPERGALVGVDIAETYIHVDVYDLALGVIGQAESELAIEENEPAALVRRVAGVIDEAASGAGMPRSRLLRAGVSLPGQVDPQRGVSVFAPNWDWHEVHIQALLSEAIGLPVDVDNPLRAIALSELWFGAGRLVNNVATVNLGTGVGAGLAIDGELVRGASNTAGEWGHTTLVFDGRLCRCGRHGCVEAYLGVPGLQQTMAEINAGHDLLTGDRQREFVSDVAKGLSDGDPDCVKLLEVTGRYFAAALGNLINFINPDHVSVLGWTAGIIGPELLKVTEKYLPREVLPSAGSAVRLGLSTVVGNSVTLGMATLALEGFLEQVGVPSRGPAARTAAAKRAGVVPANQAAGT